In Pantoea sp. Aalb, a single genomic region encodes these proteins:
- the eno gene encoding phosphopyruvate hydratase, producing MSKIIKVIGREIIDSRGNPTVEAEVHLEGGFVGLAAAPSGTSTGSRESLELRDGNNSRFLGRGVIKAVSAVNGPIAQLLRGKEAIDQYNIDKLMIELDGTDNKSNFGTNAILAISLAVAKAAAASKYLPLYAHIAELNGTPGKYSMPLPMMNIINGGRHADNNIDIQEFMIQPVGAKTLKEAIRIGSEIFHYLAIVLKKKGLSTAVGDEGGYAPNLKSNSEALFIISEAIKKAGYELGKDITFALDCAASEFYHDNQYILSGEGKVFTSKELTHYLENLTIQYPIISIEDGLDENDWDGFIYQTKILGNKIQLVGDDLFVTNSKIIKKGIEKGIANSVLIKYNQIGSLTETLEAIKLAKNANYTVVISHRSGETEDATIADLAVGTQAGQIKTGSMSRSERVAKYNQLIRIEEALGKKALFHGLKEVKNRF from the coding sequence ATGTCTAAAATCATAAAAGTTATTGGTCGAGAAATTATTGATTCTCGAGGTAATCCTACTGTAGAAGCAGAAGTTCATTTAGAGGGTGGCTTTGTCGGTTTAGCTGCTGCACCATCAGGTACATCTACTGGATCTCGCGAATCACTAGAATTACGTGATGGTAATAATTCCCGTTTTTTAGGCAGAGGAGTAATAAAAGCAGTTTCTGCTGTCAATGGTCCTATTGCACAGTTATTAAGAGGAAAAGAAGCTATAGATCAATATAATATTGATAAACTTATGATTGAATTAGATGGTACAGATAATAAATCTAATTTTGGTACAAATGCTATTTTAGCTATTTCTTTAGCAGTAGCTAAAGCAGCAGCTGCTTCTAAATATTTGCCATTATATGCACACATCGCTGAACTAAATGGTACTCCTGGGAAATACTCTATGCCATTGCCTATGATGAATATTATTAATGGCGGGAGGCATGCTGATAATAATATTGATATTCAAGAGTTTATGATTCAACCAGTTGGTGCAAAAACTTTAAAAGAAGCAATTCGTATAGGTTCTGAAATTTTTCATTATTTAGCAATAGTTTTGAAAAAAAAGGGTCTTAGTACTGCAGTAGGTGATGAAGGTGGATACGCACCAAATTTGAAATCTAACTCTGAAGCACTATTCATAATTTCTGAAGCAATAAAAAAAGCTGGTTATGAACTAGGTAAAGACATTACTTTTGCTTTAGACTGTGCAGCTTCTGAATTTTATCATGATAATCAATACATCTTATCAGGAGAAGGTAAAGTATTTACTTCTAAAGAATTGACTCATTATTTAGAAAATCTTACCATACAATATCCAATTATTTCAATTGAAGATGGTTTAGATGAAAATGATTGGGATGGTTTTATTTATCAAACAAAAATTTTAGGTAATAAAATTCAGTTAGTAGGAGACGATTTATTTGTAACAAATTCTAAGATTATAAAAAAAGGTATTGAAAAAGGTATTGCTAACTCTGTATTAATTAAATATAACCAAATTGGTTCTTTAACTGAAACATTAGAAGCAATTAAATTAGCTAAAAATGCAAATTATACAGTAGTGATTTCACATCGTTCAGGAGAAACTGAAGATGCTACTATAGCTGATTTAGCAGTAGGTACACAAGCTGGTCAAATTAAAACTGGTTCTATGAGTCGCTCTGAACGTGTTGCTAAATATAACCAATTAATTCGTATCGAAGAAGCTTTAGGTAAAAAAGCACTTTTCCATGGTTTAAAAGAAGTAAAAAATAGGTTTTAA
- the queE gene encoding 7-carboxy-7-deazaguanine synthase QueE, whose protein sequence is MFYPINEIFQTLQGEGIYTGIPAIFIRLQGCPIRCSWCDTKYTWEKLDQMETSLDNIIKKKVVSNTWSNIDVSMLIKTIHSQNWNTYHIVITGGEPAIYDLRPLTYKLEKLGFVCQVETSGTHEINCSEKTWVTVSPKVNICNKYSVLQQVLKRADEIKHPVARFRDIEVLEMLLSELKDQKKRVIVLQPINKSHFATKLCIKTCLERNWRFSIQSHKYLNIN, encoded by the coding sequence ATGTTCTATCCAATTAATGAAATATTTCAGACACTACAAGGTGAAGGTATTTATACAGGTATTCCAGCTATATTCATTCGTTTACAAGGATGCCCGATACGTTGTAGCTGGTGTGATACTAAATATACTTGGGAAAAATTAGATCAAATGGAGACTTCATTAGATAATATCATAAAGAAAAAAGTAGTAAGTAATACTTGGTCTAATATCGATGTATCAATGTTAATAAAGACTATTCATAGCCAAAATTGGAATACATATCATATTGTTATTACGGGTGGTGAACCAGCTATATATGACCTACGTCCTTTAACTTATAAACTGGAAAAATTAGGTTTTGTTTGTCAGGTTGAAACTAGCGGAACTCATGAAATTAATTGCTCAGAAAAAACATGGGTAACTGTTTCACCGAAAGTTAATATTTGTAATAAGTATAGTGTTTTACAACAAGTATTGAAGCGAGCGGATGAAATTAAACATCCAGTAGCACGTTTTCGTGATATTGAAGTATTGGAAATGTTATTATCAGAATTGAAAGATCAAAAAAAACGTGTAATAGTATTACAACCGATTAATAAAAGTCATTTTGCAACTAAATTATGTATTAAAACTTGTCTTGAGCGTAATTGGCGCTTTTCAATACAATCACATAAATATTTAAATATTAATTAG
- the queD gene encoding 6-carboxytetrahydropterin synthase QueD, producing MPITLFKEFQFEAAHRLINLPKEHKCSRLHGHSFKVRLEVTGSINPHNGWIMDFAEIQTAFKPIYDSLDHHYLNEINGLENPTSELLAKWIWKKIKPILPGLTSVIIKETCTSGCIYQG from the coding sequence ATGCCTATAACATTATTTAAAGAATTTCAATTTGAAGCAGCTCATCGCTTAATTAATTTACCGAAAGAACATAAATGTAGCCGTTTACATGGCCATTCTTTTAAAGTTCGGCTTGAAGTTACTGGTTCTATTAATCCTCATAATGGATGGATAATGGATTTTGCTGAAATACAGACAGCATTTAAACCAATTTATGATAGTTTAGATCATCATTATCTCAATGAGATTAATGGTTTAGAAAATCCAACTAGTGAACTTTTAGCGAAGTGGATTTGGAAAAAAATAAAACCTATATTACCGGGATTAACATCAGTTATTATTAAAGAAACTTGTACCTCTGGATGTATTTATCAAGGTTAA
- the cysJ gene encoding NADPH-dependent assimilatory sulfite reductase flavoprotein subunit codes for MSTQPPLNVNLLFPLTSEQLARLKEVIIDFDTNQLAWLSGYFWGIGNNHIPTNLVKLPDQTIPIITLISASQTGNARRIAEQLYNDLLMAKLKVNLINAGNYNYKKINQEKIILLVTSTQGEGEPPEEALSLYKFLMSKRAPKFKNTLFAIFGLGDASYKFFSKAGQDFDLCFATLGAERLLDRVDADLDYDKQASTWRKQITKILKNRLLRESSIIPNMITTSDSLNVDKINCSLYTKENPLIAKVIVNQKITGRYSNKDIHHIEIDLGTSGLHYKPGDAVGIWYENDIELIKELMELVCLNGDEIVEVYGQNLTLKDSLQKYFELTVNTPLIIKNYAVISCNKFLTTLTSDHIKLKTYAQNFPIVDMIRKFPTTMKASQLISLLRPLTPRFYSISSSQLETDSEVHITVSAVRYKIDGYIRGGGASTWLIDRIKEDDSIRLFIQQNNNFRLPLNPNSSIIMIASGTGIAPFRAFMQQRDNDGANGKNWLFFGNPHFLEDFLYQIEWQRYFKKGLLTNIDLAWSRDQNKKIYIQDKIRLKGKEIWKWIQDGAYLYVCGAINNMAKEVEQALLDILIKYGNMNNHTSNDFLNDLRVERRYQRDVY; via the coding sequence ATGAGCACTCAACCACCATTAAATGTAAATTTATTGTTTCCTCTTACTTCTGAACAACTAGCACGTTTAAAAGAGGTAATAATAGATTTTGATACTAATCAATTGGCTTGGCTTTCTGGTTATTTTTGGGGTATAGGGAATAATCATATTCCAACTAATTTAGTTAAATTACCAGATCAAACAATACCAATCATTACGTTAATTTCTGCTTCACAAACTGGTAATGCACGTCGTATTGCAGAGCAATTATATAATGATCTTCTAATGGCTAAATTAAAAGTTAATTTAATAAATGCTGGCAATTATAATTATAAAAAAATTAATCAAGAAAAGATAATATTATTGGTGACATCTACCCAAGGTGAAGGTGAACCGCCAGAAGAAGCATTATCTTTATATAAATTTTTAATGTCGAAAAGAGCCCCAAAATTTAAAAATACGCTTTTTGCTATTTTCGGTCTCGGAGATGCTTCATATAAATTTTTTAGTAAAGCTGGGCAAGACTTTGATCTTTGTTTTGCAACACTCGGAGCTGAACGTTTATTAGATCGTGTTGATGCTGATTTGGATTATGATAAACAAGCTAGTACTTGGAGAAAACAAATAACAAAAATTTTAAAAAATCGATTATTAAGAGAATCTTCTATTATTCCTAATATGATAACAACTAGTGATAGCTTAAACGTCGATAAAATAAACTGTTCTTTATATACTAAAGAAAATCCGTTAATAGCTAAAGTTATTGTAAATCAAAAAATTACTGGACGTTATTCTAATAAAGACATACACCATATAGAGATAGATTTAGGTACTTCTGGTTTACATTATAAACCAGGTGATGCGGTTGGTATTTGGTATGAAAATGATATAGAACTAATAAAAGAACTCATGGAACTTGTATGTTTAAATGGAGACGAAATAGTTGAAGTATACGGTCAAAATTTAACTTTAAAAGATTCTTTACAAAAATATTTTGAATTAACTGTTAATACGCCACTTATAATAAAAAATTATGCTGTTATTTCGTGTAACAAATTTTTAACTACCTTAACTAGTGATCATATAAAGTTAAAAACTTACGCACAAAATTTTCCAATTGTAGATATGATACGTAAATTTCCGACTACAATGAAAGCTAGTCAATTAATCAGTTTATTACGACCATTAACTCCACGTTTTTATTCTATATCATCATCTCAGCTTGAGACTGATAGTGAAGTGCATATAACAGTAAGTGCTGTACGTTACAAAATAGATGGATATATACGTGGTGGAGGTGCATCTACATGGTTAATTGATCGTATTAAAGAAGACGATTCAATTCGTCTTTTTATACAGCAAAATAATAATTTTCGTTTACCTCTTAATCCTAATTCTTCAATAATTATGATTGCATCAGGTACAGGTATAGCACCATTTCGTGCATTTATGCAACAAAGGGATAACGATGGTGCAAATGGTAAAAACTGGCTTTTTTTTGGAAATCCTCATTTTTTAGAGGATTTTCTTTATCAAATAGAATGGCAAAGATATTTTAAAAAAGGTTTATTAACTAATATAGACCTTGCTTGGTCACGTGACCAAAATAAAAAGATTTATATACAAGATAAAATACGTTTAAAAGGAAAAGAAATATGGAAATGGATTCAAGATGGAGCTTATCTTTATGTTTGTGGTGCTATTAATAACATGGCAAAAGAGGTTGAACAAGCATTATTAGATATATTGATTAAATATGGTAATATGAATAATCATACATCTAATGACTTTTTAAATGATTTGCGCGTTGAGCGCCGTTATCAAAGAGATGTTTATTGA
- the cysI gene encoding assimilatory sulfite reductase (NADPH) hemoprotein subunit, whose protein sequence is MNKISSELLIVKGELSDEERLKKQSNYLRGTIIDDLNNDLTGGFTGDNFSLIRFHGMYQQDDRDIRLERADQKLEPRYSMMLRCRLPAGLITPKQWLAINKFATDKTIYGSIRLTNRQTFQFHGILKKNVKLSHQMLHSIGLDSLATANDVNRNIICTSNPISAQLYEEIYKLTKKISEYFLPQTRAYAEIWWDEKKTKCIDKEPILGNTYLPRKFKISIAIPPYNDVDLHANDLNFIAIIENNNLIGFNLLVGGGLSIEHGNKMTYARTASEFGFFPLNKLLDVASAVLTIQRDWGNRTNRKNAKTKYTLERVGIEVFKLEVEKRSGIKFKAIYPYEFTTRSDRIGWIKNIDNNKWNLTLFIENGRLLDDLNGCLLKSGIAEIASVHEGEFRITANQNLIIANVPEYHKIKIENIAYKYGLIKTITSQRENSMACVSFPTCPLAMAEAERLLSFFVTKIEKIMHKHGLDKEYIVFRITGCPNGCGRAMLAELGLVGKALGYYNLYIGGNRIGTRIPRMYRENIQENEILSNIDQLIADWAQKRNSAEDFGDFVIRTGIVKAVVNPVYDFWNEEVI, encoded by the coding sequence ATGAATAAAATATCTTCGGAACTACTAATTGTTAAAGGCGAACTATCTGATGAAGAACGTCTAAAAAAACAAAGTAATTATTTACGTGGTACTATTATTGACGATTTAAATAATGATTTAACCGGCGGATTTACTGGGGATAATTTTTCATTAATCCGTTTTCACGGTATGTATCAACAAGACGATCGAGATATTCGATTAGAACGTGCTGATCAAAAACTTGAACCACGATATTCTATGATGTTACGTTGTCGTTTGCCAGCTGGATTAATCACGCCAAAGCAGTGGTTAGCTATTAATAAATTTGCTACTGATAAAACTATTTATGGTAGTATTAGGTTAACTAATCGTCAAACTTTTCAATTTCACGGTATTTTAAAAAAAAATGTGAAATTATCACACCAAATGTTGCATTCAATAGGTCTTGATTCATTAGCTACAGCTAATGATGTTAATCGAAATATAATTTGTACTTCAAATCCTATTTCAGCACAACTATATGAAGAGATCTATAAGTTAACAAAAAAAATTTCTGAATATTTTTTACCGCAAACCCGTGCGTATGCTGAAATTTGGTGGGATGAAAAAAAAACTAAATGTATTGATAAAGAACCTATACTCGGTAACACTTATTTACCACGTAAATTTAAAATATCAATAGCAATACCTCCGTATAATGATGTTGATTTACATGCGAACGATCTTAATTTTATTGCCATTATAGAAAACAATAATTTAATCGGTTTTAATTTACTTGTAGGTGGTGGATTATCAATTGAACATGGTAATAAAATGACTTATGCACGCACTGCTAGTGAGTTTGGTTTTTTTCCATTAAATAAACTTTTAGATGTAGCCTCTGCTGTATTAACTATACAACGTGATTGGGGTAATCGTACTAATCGTAAAAATGCTAAAACTAAATATACATTAGAGCGTGTAGGAATAGAAGTATTTAAACTTGAAGTAGAAAAACGTTCTGGAATAAAATTTAAAGCAATTTATCCTTATGAGTTTACTACTCGTAGTGATCGTATTGGTTGGATAAAAAATATTGATAATAACAAATGGAATTTAACTTTGTTTATAGAAAATGGTCGCTTATTAGATGATTTAAATGGCTGTCTTCTTAAAAGTGGCATTGCTGAAATTGCTTCAGTACATGAAGGTGAGTTTCGTATAACTGCTAATCAAAATTTAATTATTGCTAATGTTCCTGAGTATCACAAAATCAAAATTGAAAATATTGCTTACAAGTATGGTCTTATAAAAACAATAACATCTCAACGTGAAAACTCTATGGCATGCGTATCTTTTCCTACTTGTCCATTAGCAATGGCTGAAGCTGAACGTTTATTATCATTTTTTGTAACAAAAATTGAAAAAATAATGCATAAACATGGATTAGATAAAGAATATATAGTATTCCGTATTACTGGCTGTCCTAACGGATGTGGTCGTGCTATGTTAGCAGAATTAGGATTAGTAGGCAAAGCGTTAGGATATTATAACTTATATATTGGCGGTAATCGTATAGGCACTCGTATTCCACGGATGTATCGTGAAAATATTCAAGAGAATGAAATTCTTAGTAATATTGATCAGCTAATTGCTGATTGGGCTCAAAAACGTAATTCTGCAGAAGATTTTGGTGACTTTGTTATTCGGACAGGTATTGTTAAAGCTGTAGTTAATCCCGTTTATGATTTTTGGAATGAAGAGGTAATATGA
- a CDS encoding phosphoadenylyl-sulfate reductase has translation MEKISQFNIELEKYSAEERISWALKKLSGVFVLSSSFGIQSSVLLHMVTKQDPNIPVILIDTGYLFPETYRFIDELTNQFNLNLHVFRAKLSPTWQEIRYGKLWEQGIKGIEQYNKINKVEPMKKALKKLKAQTWFAGLRRYQSNSRSKLKILDIQKDVFKVLPIVDWNNHQVHQYIKYYKLKYHPLWEKGYLSVGDTHTTKQWKPGMNEEETRFFGLKRECGLHEYKNI, from the coding sequence ATGGAAAAGATATCTCAATTTAATATTGAATTAGAAAAGTATTCAGCAGAAGAACGCATAAGTTGGGCATTGAAAAAATTATCAGGTGTTTTTGTCCTATCTTCTAGTTTTGGTATTCAGTCATCAGTTTTACTTCATATGGTGACGAAACAAGATCCAAATATTCCCGTAATACTAATAGATACCGGTTATCTTTTTCCAGAAACTTACCGTTTTATTGATGAACTAACAAATCAGTTTAATTTAAATTTACATGTATTTCGTGCGAAACTTTCTCCTACTTGGCAAGAAATACGTTATGGTAAATTATGGGAACAAGGTATAAAAGGAATTGAACAATATAATAAAATTAATAAAGTAGAGCCAATGAAGAAAGCATTAAAAAAATTAAAAGCTCAAACTTGGTTTGCAGGATTACGTCGTTATCAATCTAATAGCCGTTCTAAATTAAAAATATTAGATATTCAAAAAGATGTTTTTAAAGTATTACCAATTGTTGATTGGAATAATCACCAAGTACATCAGTATATTAAATATTATAAGCTTAAATATCATCCGCTATGGGAAAAAGGTTATTTATCGGTAGGCGATACACATACTACGAAACAATGGAAACCTGGCATGAATGAAGAAGAAACACGTTTTTTTGGATTAAAGCGAGAATGTGGTTTACATGAATATAAAAATATTTAA